One Acinetobacter colistiniresistens DNA segment encodes these proteins:
- a CDS encoding sigma-54-dependent transcriptional regulator, with protein sequence MATKQPLVLLVDDEEDLCLLMQMTLARMGIKTHLAYRVEQAKKFFTEFQYDACLTDLNLPDGNGLDLVKHVTQNYPNTPIAVLTAYGNMDIAIAALKAGAFDFVSKPVNQMHLDQLIQKALNRPQPEQEAAETALENKLLIGRSAPIQQLRIALKKIARSQAPVFITGESGTGKEVVANLVHRLSNRSEGPFIAINCGAIPTELMESELFGHKKGSFTGATQDKQGLILSAHGGSLFLDEIAELPLNMQVKLLRAVQEKKIRPVGSDQEIDVDFRVISASHQDLELLVQQGRFRQDLFFRIHVMDIVLPPLRERGQDILLLANHFIQKISQEWDLPAKSLSTRAEQFLLQQYFPGNVRELRNIIERAITLSDDDNIDLAHLQTAPLRSTLANPAASFSATPAEEAEPVQHSASTTLSSKKLPPEGLERYLENIEKEILLNALNLTHWNRTLAAKKLGMTFRSLRYRLKKFGLDTEDEE encoded by the coding sequence ATGGCAACAAAACAACCACTCGTCTTATTGGTAGACGACGAAGAAGATTTATGTCTTTTAATGCAGATGACGCTGGCGCGGATGGGCATTAAAACACATCTCGCCTATCGGGTCGAACAGGCTAAAAAATTCTTTACTGAATTCCAGTATGATGCCTGTTTAACAGATTTAAATCTTCCTGATGGAAATGGTTTGGATCTGGTCAAACATGTAACTCAAAACTATCCCAACACGCCAATTGCCGTATTAACAGCTTATGGCAATATGGATATCGCGATTGCTGCACTCAAAGCAGGTGCATTCGATTTTGTCAGCAAACCTGTCAACCAAATGCATTTGGATCAACTGATCCAGAAAGCACTGAACCGTCCGCAGCCTGAGCAAGAAGCAGCAGAAACAGCCTTAGAAAACAAGCTATTAATCGGACGTTCCGCACCCATTCAACAACTACGCATTGCTTTAAAGAAAATTGCACGCTCCCAAGCCCCAGTGTTCATTACTGGTGAATCAGGCACAGGTAAAGAAGTGGTAGCGAATCTTGTGCACCGCTTAAGTAATCGCAGTGAAGGGCCTTTTATTGCCATCAATTGTGGTGCAATTCCAACCGAGTTGATGGAAAGTGAGCTGTTTGGACACAAAAAAGGTAGCTTCACAGGTGCAACTCAGGATAAGCAAGGCTTAATTCTGTCTGCTCACGGTGGTAGTTTATTTTTAGATGAAATTGCTGAATTACCGTTAAATATGCAGGTCAAACTGCTGCGTGCTGTTCAGGAAAAGAAAATTCGTCCAGTGGGTTCGGATCAAGAAATTGATGTAGATTTTCGTGTGATTAGTGCCAGTCATCAAGATTTAGAGCTGTTGGTTCAGCAAGGCCGCTTCCGTCAAGATTTGTTCTTCCGTATTCATGTGATGGATATCGTACTGCCACCTTTACGTGAGCGTGGGCAAGATATTTTGCTGTTGGCCAACCACTTTATTCAAAAGATTAGCCAAGAATGGGATCTACCCGCAAAATCGCTCTCTACACGTGCTGAACAATTTTTGTTGCAACAGTATTTCCCTGGGAATGTGCGGGAATTACGCAATATTATTGAGCGTGCCATTACCCTTAGTGATGATGACAACATTGATTTGGCACATTTACAGACCGCGCCTTTGCGGAGCACACTGGCCAATCCAGCCGCTTCGTTTTCGGCTACGCCTGCAGAAGAAGCTGAACCAGTTCAACATTCTGCCAGCACGACACTGAGCTCGAAAAAACTTCCACCTGAAGGCTTGGAGCGTTATTTAGAAAATATTGAAAAAGAAATTCTCCTCAATGCACTCAACCTGACCCATTGGAATCGGACGTTAGCAGCGAAAAAGTTAGGTATGACTTTCCGTTCGTTACGTTATCGGCTGAAAAAATTCGGCTTGGATACCGAAGACGAAGAATAA
- a CDS encoding S41 family peptidase, with translation MTQHNNIYRAICASLLMCWGHSLFAAPMTHASGWGDEAPAQNAEVPIESIQQFVQIYGIVKDNYVDKKSDDALFQQAIKGLVSGLDRYSRYLSAEEYRQLIQYTEGDLASVDFNLNYDAHAKSWQIQDLKAGSDSSKLGLHNGQVILKVDNQELKSLNQDQVQGLLYGSIGSTLQIQPDNNSSTVILVRNKKVETDIEPVLLHNQVLVLKIRVFQQDTANEIKRLIEEYSSTKLKAVVFDLRNNPGGLLSASVEAADLFLNQGIIVTTKSRSEGDQQFQALPSNEFQNMKLGILINRRSASAAEVFTAAMKEHKRAWVVGETSYGKGVVQKLFPLPSGAALQMTVSHYYTPNGNMIEGQGIQPNQIVPLTAEMKEDAYLEHVTDLVLKSRY, from the coding sequence ATGACCCAGCACAACAACATTTACCGAGCGATCTGTGCGAGTTTGTTGATGTGTTGGGGGCATAGCCTTTTTGCGGCGCCTATGACACACGCTTCGGGATGGGGTGATGAGGCACCTGCTCAAAATGCAGAAGTGCCGATTGAGTCGATTCAACAGTTTGTGCAGATCTATGGCATTGTCAAAGATAACTATGTTGATAAAAAATCGGATGATGCTTTATTTCAACAAGCAATTAAAGGTCTGGTCAGTGGTCTGGATCGTTATTCCCGTTATTTATCTGCAGAAGAATATCGCCAACTGATTCAATATACAGAAGGTGATCTTGCCTCTGTGGATTTTAATTTAAATTATGATGCCCATGCCAAGTCTTGGCAGATTCAAGATTTAAAAGCAGGTTCGGACTCGAGCAAATTGGGTCTGCACAATGGGCAAGTGATTCTCAAGGTAGACAATCAGGAACTGAAGAGTTTAAACCAAGATCAGGTTCAAGGTTTACTTTACGGTTCAATCGGTAGCACTTTACAGATACAGCCAGACAATAATAGCAGTACGGTGATTTTGGTTCGTAATAAAAAAGTTGAAACCGATATTGAACCTGTTCTGTTACACAATCAGGTATTGGTGTTGAAAATACGTGTTTTTCAACAAGATACTGCCAATGAAATTAAACGTTTGATTGAAGAGTATAGTTCTACCAAGCTAAAAGCGGTGGTATTTGATTTGCGTAATAATCCAGGTGGTTTACTTTCTGCTTCAGTAGAAGCGGCAGATTTATTTTTAAACCAAGGAATTATTGTCACCACTAAAAGCCGTTCGGAAGGCGATCAGCAATTCCAGGCGTTACCCTCTAATGAATTTCAGAACATGAAATTAGGCATTTTGATCAACCGACGTTCTGCTTCTGCGGCTGAGGTTTTTACCGCAGCAATGAAGGAACATAAACGTGCTTGGGTGGTGGGTGAGACCAGTTATGGTAAAGGCGTGGTACAAAAGCTCTTTCCTTTACCGAGCGGTGCGGCGTTACAAATGACGGTTTCGCATTACTACACGCCAAATGGCAATATGATTGAAGGGCAAGGGATTCAACCCAATCAAATTGTTCCCTTAACAGCAGAAATGAAAGAGGATGCTTACCTCGAACATGTAACTGACTTGGTATTGAAAAGTCGTTATTAA